The proteins below come from a single Chrysoperla carnea chromosome 1, inChrCarn1.1, whole genome shotgun sequence genomic window:
- the LOC123290880 gene encoding uncharacterized protein LOC123290880, translating into MNPEQIAEEEEEEISESSYCTESSDENSQLILLNTLLTFERKQHRDDIFKNCSEFCRFMSTRPNIKTLEKHLFKISPCVCETTNFNYSNYNHQPSYAGCGSCVDKSGSECEIKREHWITTLLALSKFGCDEVAINATKQCKFCKIDRNLLDGMFTNEDPRNIQAQKNQIKELSKWKPDPNKLKKNVYD; encoded by the exons ATGAATCCTGAACAAATAgcagaagaagaagaagaggaAATATCTGAATCAAGTTATTGCACAGAATCGAGTGACGAAAATTCGCAACTAATTTTATTGAACACC ttaTTAACATTTGAACGAAAACAGCATAGAGATGATATCTTCAAAAATTGTTCAGAATTTTGCAGATTTATGAGTACACGCCCTAATATAAAAACACTCGAAAAACACTTATTCAAGATTTCTCCTTGTGTATGTGAGActactaattttaattactcAAATTATAATCATCAACCTTCGTATGCTGGTTGTGGATCCTGTGTTGATAAAAGTGGATCTGAATGTGAAATAAAGCGTGAACATTGGATAACCACTTTATTGGCATTAAgtaaatttggatgtgatgaAGTTGCG ataaatgcTACAAAGCAAtgcaaattttgcaaaatagaCAGAAATCTACTGGATGGGATGTTCACAAACGAAGACCCAAGAAATATTCAAgctcaaaaaaatcaaatcaaggAACTAAGTAAATGGAAACCCGATCCAAACAaacttaagaaaaatgtgtatgattaa
- the LOC123290950 gene encoding uncharacterized protein LOC123290950: MMSSETEDGGSLTGSYNENLLLVYKELKFEHKRHREDVLKKCAEFWRYIYSRPDIQPVNAIKPSTVMNLNNVACESKIKCKGDCNCSLKCDRRRQRWLATLLAIHKINCSKLSTSTTKPCKLCEQNQKIFDGLFTSASPKNIQSQLEQIRELSKWQEDTKSITNNLYYSRKSINREMDSNVIRKCLEDECFKDIMN, translated from the exons atgatGAGTTCGGAAACCGAAGATGGTGGTTCACTGACGGGatcttataatgaaaatttgcttctagtatataaa gaattaaaatttgaacacAAACGACATAGGGAAGATGTCCTAAAAAAATGTGCAGAATTTTGGCGATATATTTATTCACGTCCTGATATTCAGCCAGTCAACGCCATAAAGCCCTCCACCGTAATGAATTTGAATAATGTAGCTtgtgaaagtaaaataaaatgtaaaggCGATTGTAACTGCAGTTTAAAGTGTGATCGAAGACGACAACGTTGGTTGGCCACATTATTGGcaatacataaaattaactGTTCCAAACTATCG ACAAGTACCACTAAGCCTTGTAAATTATGTGaacaaaatcagaaaatattcGATGGATTGTTTACCAGTGCTTcaccaaaaaatatacaatctcAATTAGAACAAATTCGAGAATTAAGTAAATGGCAAGAGGATACAAAAAGTATAACGAACAATTTATACTATTCAAGGAAATCAATCAACAGAGAAATGGATTCAAATGTTATTAGGAAATGTTTAGAAGATGAGtgttttaaagatattatgaaTTAA
- the LOC123290869 gene encoding cAMP-specific 3',5'-cyclic phosphodiesterase isoform X3 produces the protein MSPKSMSRNSSIASERFKETESVLDRSHGEDLIVTPFAQILASLRSIRTNFLNLTNVPTNKSRRSSGAAAVPGQPVKNLNPNDEAYMKLALETMEELDWCLDQLETIQTHRSVSDMASLKFKRMLNKELSHFSESSKSGNQISEYICSTFLDKQQELDIPSLRIDDASDARVTTKKKERTPRHGTMSQIHGVNRRPLCHTNSFTGEKLPLYGVETPFEEDLGKVLTNIDKWGVDIFRIGDLSNHKPLTCVAYTAFQSRDLLKSLMIPPKTFLTFMMTLEDHYVKDNPFHNSTHAADVTQSTHVLLNTPALESVFTPLEITAALFAATVHDVDHPGLTNQFLINSSSELALMYNDESVLENHHLAVAFKLLQNEGCDIFCNMGKKQRQTLRKMVIDMVLSTDMSKHMSLLADLKTMVETKKVAGSGVLLLDNYTDRIQVLENLVHCADLSNPTKPLALYRRWVDLLMEEFFLQGDKEREQNMDISPMCDRLSATIEKSQVGFIDYIVHPLWETWADLVHPDAQDILDTLEENRDWYQSMIPPSPPSESNTGSAGTPVQQEQGEEDERRPDKIRFQVTLEEGETEEGDTEGSDDGAAGM, from the exons tCATGGCGAAGATCTTATTGTTACACCTTTTGCACAAATTTTGGCGAGTTTACGAAGCATTCGTACAAATTTCCTTAATCTTACCAATGTGCCCACaaataa atcaCGGCGGTCCTCGGGTGCAGCTGCTGTTCCCGGCCAACCCGTTAAGAATCTCAATCCTAATGATGAAGCATACATGAAATTGGCATTAGAAACCATGGAAGAATTAGATTGGTGTTTGGATCAACTGGAAACAATTCAAACACATCGTTCTGTTTCTGACATGGCCTCTTTGAAG ttCAAGCGAATGTTGAATAAAGAATTATCACACTTCTCGGAATCAAGCAAATCTGGAAATCAAATATCCGAATATATTTGTTCGACATTtttag ATAAACAACAAGAGTTGGATATACCATCATTACGAATAGATGATGCCTCTGATGCAAGAGTGACTACTAAGAAAAAAGAACGTACCCCTCGTCATGGAACAATGTCACAAATTCATGGTGTTAATCGACGTCCATTGTGCCATACAAATTCTTTCACAGGAGAGAAATTACCTCTTTATGGCGTTGAAACACCGTTTGAAGAAGATTTAGGAAAA gtgttaACGAACATTGATAAATGGGGTGTCGATATATTTAGAATAGGCGATCTTTCAAACCATAAACCATTAACATGTGTAGCCTATACAGCATTTCAAAGTCGTGATTTATTGAAATCATTAATGATAccaccaaaaacatttttaacatttatgatGACACTGGAAGATCATTATGTTAAAGATAATCCGTTCCACAATAGTACCCACGCAGCGGATGTTACACAAAGTACTCATGTCTTATTAAATACCCCAGCATTGGAATCTGTTTTTACACCATTGGAAATAACTGCAGCCTTATTCGCTGCAACAGTACACGACGTTGATCATCCTGGTCTCACCAATCAATTTCTCATCAATTCAA GCTCAGAACTAGCTTTGATGTATAATGACGAAAGTGTGTTGGAAAATCACCACTTAGCAGTAGCATTTAAACTGCTGCAGAATGAAGGCTGTGACATCTTTTGTAACATGGGAAAGAAACAAAGGCAAACACTTAGGAAAATGGTTATAGATATG GTCTTATCAACGGATATGTCAAAACATATGAGTTTATTAGCTGATTTAAAAACTATGGTTGAAACCAAGAAAGTGGCTGGTTCGGgtgttttattattagataattatACGGATCGAATAcaggttttagaaaatttagttCATTGTGCTGACTTAAGTAATCCAACCAAACCATTGGCATTGTACAGAAGATGGGTTGACTTATTAATGGAAGAATTCTTTTTGCAAGGTGATAAAGAGAGAGAGCAAAATATGGATATTAGCCCAATGTGTGATAGACTTTCAGCCACAATCGAAAAATCGCAG GTTggttttattgattatattgtTCATCCACTGTGGGAAACATGGGCTGACTTGGTTCATCCAGATGCGCAAGATATCTTAGATACGTTAGAAGAAAATCGAGATTGGTATCAATCAATGATTCCACCTAGTCCTCCATCAGAATCTAATACCGGCAGTGCAGGCACTCCTGTTCAACAAGAACAAGGAGAGGAAGATGAACGACGCCCGGATAAGATACGTTTTCAA gtAACTTTAGAAGAAGGTGAAACGGAAGAGGGTGACACAGAAGGAAGTGATGATGGGGCAGCAGGGATGTGA
- the LOC123290869 gene encoding cAMP-specific 3',5'-cyclic phosphodiesterase isoform X8, whose protein sequence is MMDLHHRPPPGDPGGGNNGNTLPRTLSTSVLRIKHRSSFWDKFWEERTKRDFHGEDLIVTPFAQILASLRSIRTNFLNLTNVPTNKSRRSSGAAAVPGQPVKNLNPNDEAYMKLALETMEELDWCLDQLETIQTHRSVSDMASLKFKRMLNKELSHFSESSKSGNQISEYICSTFLDKQQELDIPSLRIDDASDARVTTKKKERTPRHGTMSQIHGVNRRPLCHTNSFTGEKLPLYGVETPFEEDLGKVLTNIDKWGVDIFRIGDLSNHKPLTCVAYTAFQSRDLLKSLMIPPKTFLTFMMTLEDHYVKDNPFHNSTHAADVTQSTHVLLNTPALESVFTPLEITAALFAATVHDVDHPGLTNQFLINSSSELALMYNDESVLENHHLAVAFKLLQNEGCDIFCNMGKKQRQTLRKMVIDMVLSTDMSKHMSLLADLKTMVETKKVAGSGVLLLDNYTDRIQVLENLVHCADLSNPTKPLALYRRWVDLLMEEFFLQGDKEREQNMDISPMCDRLSATIEKSQVGFIDYIVHPLWETWADLVHPDAQDILDTLEENRDWYQSMIPPSPPSESNTGSAGTPVQQEQGEEDERRPDKIRFQVTLEEGETEEGDTEGSDDGAAGM, encoded by the exons ATGATGGATTTACATCATCGTCCTCCACCTGGTGATCCAGGCGGTGGCAATAACGGAAATACATTACCAAGAACGTTATCCACTAGTGTATTGCGTATTAAACATCGTTCATCATTTTGGGATAAATTTTGGGAAGAACGTACTAAGCGTgattt tCATGGCGAAGATCTTATTGTTACACCTTTTGCACAAATTTTGGCGAGTTTACGAAGCATTCGTACAAATTTCCTTAATCTTACCAATGTGCCCACaaataa atcaCGGCGGTCCTCGGGTGCAGCTGCTGTTCCCGGCCAACCCGTTAAGAATCTCAATCCTAATGATGAAGCATACATGAAATTGGCATTAGAAACCATGGAAGAATTAGATTGGTGTTTGGATCAACTGGAAACAATTCAAACACATCGTTCTGTTTCTGACATGGCCTCTTTGAAG ttCAAGCGAATGTTGAATAAAGAATTATCACACTTCTCGGAATCAAGCAAATCTGGAAATCAAATATCCGAATATATTTGTTCGACATTtttag ATAAACAACAAGAGTTGGATATACCATCATTACGAATAGATGATGCCTCTGATGCAAGAGTGACTACTAAGAAAAAAGAACGTACCCCTCGTCATGGAACAATGTCACAAATTCATGGTGTTAATCGACGTCCATTGTGCCATACAAATTCTTTCACAGGAGAGAAATTACCTCTTTATGGCGTTGAAACACCGTTTGAAGAAGATTTAGGAAAA gtgttaACGAACATTGATAAATGGGGTGTCGATATATTTAGAATAGGCGATCTTTCAAACCATAAACCATTAACATGTGTAGCCTATACAGCATTTCAAAGTCGTGATTTATTGAAATCATTAATGATAccaccaaaaacatttttaacatttatgatGACACTGGAAGATCATTATGTTAAAGATAATCCGTTCCACAATAGTACCCACGCAGCGGATGTTACACAAAGTACTCATGTCTTATTAAATACCCCAGCATTGGAATCTGTTTTTACACCATTGGAAATAACTGCAGCCTTATTCGCTGCAACAGTACACGACGTTGATCATCCTGGTCTCACCAATCAATTTCTCATCAATTCAA GCTCAGAACTAGCTTTGATGTATAATGACGAAAGTGTGTTGGAAAATCACCACTTAGCAGTAGCATTTAAACTGCTGCAGAATGAAGGCTGTGACATCTTTTGTAACATGGGAAAGAAACAAAGGCAAACACTTAGGAAAATGGTTATAGATATG GTCTTATCAACGGATATGTCAAAACATATGAGTTTATTAGCTGATTTAAAAACTATGGTTGAAACCAAGAAAGTGGCTGGTTCGGgtgttttattattagataattatACGGATCGAATAcaggttttagaaaatttagttCATTGTGCTGACTTAAGTAATCCAACCAAACCATTGGCATTGTACAGAAGATGGGTTGACTTATTAATGGAAGAATTCTTTTTGCAAGGTGATAAAGAGAGAGAGCAAAATATGGATATTAGCCCAATGTGTGATAGACTTTCAGCCACAATCGAAAAATCGCAG GTTggttttattgattatattgtTCATCCACTGTGGGAAACATGGGCTGACTTGGTTCATCCAGATGCGCAAGATATCTTAGATACGTTAGAAGAAAATCGAGATTGGTATCAATCAATGATTCCACCTAGTCCTCCATCAGAATCTAATACCGGCAGTGCAGGCACTCCTGTTCAACAAGAACAAGGAGAGGAAGATGAACGACGCCCGGATAAGATACGTTTTCAA gtAACTTTAGAAGAAGGTGAAACGGAAGAGGGTGACACAGAAGGAAGTGATGATGGGGCAGCAGGGATGTGA